The following proteins come from a genomic window of Diceros bicornis minor isolate mBicDic1 chromosome 36, mDicBic1.mat.cur, whole genome shotgun sequence:
- the BAMBI gene encoding BMP and activin membrane-bound inhibitor homolog, which produces MDRHSSYIFIWLQLELCAMAVLLTKGEIRCYCDAAHCVATGYMCKSELSACFSRLLDPQNTNSPLTHGCLDSLASTADICQAKQAHNHSGPTMPTLECCHEDMCNYRGLHDVLSPPKGEASGQRNRHQHDGSRNLITKVQELTSSKELWFRAAVIAVPIAGGLILVLLIMLALRMLRSENKRLHDQRQQMLSRLHYSFHGHHSKKGQVAKLDLECMVPVSGHENCCLTCDKVRQADLSNDKILSLVHWGMYSGHGKLEFV; this is translated from the exons ATGGATCGCCATTCCAGCTACATCTTCATCTGGCTGCAGCTCGAGCTGTGCGCCATGGCCGTGCTGCTCACCAAAG GTGAAATCCGGTGCTACTGTGATGCCGCCCACTGCGTGGCAACTGGCTATATGTGTAAATCAGAGCTGAGCGCCTGCTTCTCCAGACTTCTTGATCCTCAGAACACAAATTCGCCTCTCACCCATGGCTGCCTGGACTCTCTTGCAAGCACAGCAGACATCTGCCAAGCCAAACAGGCACACAACCACTCTGGCCCCACCATGCCCACGTTGGAATGCTGTCATGAAGACATGTGCAATTACAGAGGGCTGCAtgatgttctctctcctcccaaggGGGAGGCCTCAG GACAACGAAACAGGCATCAGCATGACGGTAGCAGAAACCTCATCACCAAAGTGCAGGAGTTGACTTCTTCCAAAGAATTGTGGTTCCGGGCGGCTGTGATCGCTGTTCCCATCGCCGGAGGCCTGATTTTAGTGTTGCTCATTATGTTAGCCCTGAGGATGCTTCGAAGTGAAAACAAGAGACTGCACGATCAGCGGCAACAGATGCTCTCCCGTTTGCACTACAGCTTTCATGGACACCATTCCAAGAAGGGGCAGGTGGCCAAGTTAGACTTGGAATGCATGGTGCCCGTGAGTGGCCACGAGAACTGCTGTCTGACCTGTGATAAAGTGAGACAGGCAGACCTCAGCAACGATAAGATCCTCTCGCTGGTTCACTGGGGCATGTACAGTGGGCACGGGAAGCTGGAATTCGTATGA